The Candidatus Effluviviaceae Genus I sp. genome segment TGGCGATGCTGATGCCCAGGCCCTCGATGAAGCGCTCGAGCACGGCGGCCCCGCGCTCGTCGAGCTGCCGAGGCAGGAGCCGGCCGGAGTTCTCCACGACGGTCACCTCAAGCCCGCGCGTCCGAAGCGCCCGCGCGCACTCGAGCCCGAGAAGGCCGGCCCCGATGACGACGGCCGCGTTCGAGCGCGACGCCCAGTCGCGGACGGCGAGCGCGTCGTCCGCCGTCCGGAGGCTGAGGACGCCGGGCGTCGTAACCCCGTGGATCGGCGGCACGAACGGGTCCGAGCCGCTCGCGATGAGCAGCCGGTCGTACGGCACGGCCGCGCCGTCGTCGAGAACGACGCGCCGCGCGGCTGTGTCAACCGAGCTCACGGCGCGCGACAGGTGTACCTCGATGCGCCGGGACTCGTACCACTCGGGGGGATTGGCGAGGATGTCGGGGATCTCCAGCGAGCCGGCGAGCACCTCGGGCAGGCGCGGCCTGTAGTAGTAGTGGTAGGGCTCGCGCGTGTAGACGGAGATCCCGGCGTCGGGGGTGCGCTCCCGAATGACGCGCGCCGCCGTCACGCCGGCGACGCCGTTGCCGACGATGACCACGTTCACGGGCTTCCGACCTCCCACTGCGCGGGGGTTCAGGCTTCCTCGAACTGGTCCTTGCCGGCGCCGCAGATCGGGCACACCCAGTCGTCGGGGAGGCTCTCGAAGGGAGTGTTCGGTGACACCCCGCTGTCGGGATCACCGACCGCGGGATCGTACACGTAGCCGCAGATGAGGCACCTGTACTTCCTCATCGCTTGCCCTCCCCGCGGCCGCTCTGCTTCCGCAGCGCCTCGAGCCGCTTCGAGATCTGGACGACGTGGCTCTTCTCTTCAGCGACGAGCCGCGCGAGGGCCTCGCGGGCCGAGCGCTTCTTGTTCGCCTTGTAGGCCTCGGTGTAGTAGAGCACCGCGTCCTTCTCCACCCGGAGCGCGAGCTCGAGGGCCGACTCCGGGTCGAACGTCATGCGACCGAGCTTCTCCATCTCCCGAAGGTCGCGGAAGATGCCCCCGTCCACGATCGAGCACACGTACCGCGACACGTCCTCGTCCTGCTCGACGGGCGCGGCGCCCATCCCCCCCGCCGTCTTCATCTGCATCGACTCGAAGTAGGCGTAGTGCGCCTTCTCGTCCTTCGCGAGGCGCTGGAAGACGCGCTTCGTCTGCGGGTCCTCGGCCTTCTCGGCCATCTTCGAGTAGAACTCGAGGCCCGCCTGCTCGATGCACAGCCCGACTCGGTAGACCTCATCCTCATTGAGGTACTGGATCATCCGACGCCTCCTCCTTCGAACCGCGACGCCTTCACAACCC includes the following:
- a CDS encoding ferritin family protein → MIQYLNEDEVYRVGLCIEQAGLEFYSKMAEKAEDPQTKRVFQRLAKDEKAHYAYFESMQMKTAGGMGAAPVEQDEDVSRYVCSIVDGGIFRDLREMEKLGRMTFDPESALELALRVEKDAVLYYTEAYKANKKRSAREALARLVAEEKSHVVQISKRLEALRKQSGRGEGKR
- a CDS encoding rubredoxin, which codes for MRKYRCLICGYVYDPAVGDPDSGVSPNTPFESLPDDWVCPICGAGKDQFEEA